The proteins below are encoded in one region of Zavarzinia compransoris:
- a CDS encoding AAA family ATPase, with translation MIRHLRIRNYRSLRNVAIEPAGLTVVTGGNGAGKSNLYRALTLLGAAARGTLAPGMVEEGGMPSALWAGEWRKDERSRIIVEVESTTWSYSLALGLPPPPEGAFALDPRVKEEYLHDAAGNSLMERKGPSAWMRVRGARGRTAYPFALDPQEAALAQLREPHLYPEVAAAQGEMARWRFYHHFRTDAASPIRNPQVGTRTTVLAADGHDLAAAVATLREGGPSAALDRAVDRAFPGARLEVEHDRGEFTLLLKRHDIERPFAARELSDGTLRFLCLATALLSARPSPLLILNEPDQSLHPDLAAPLAELILDAAARSQVWVITHSEALARHLVRGGAAGYDLRLEGGATVAEAVT, from the coding sequence ATGATCCGGCACCTCCGCATCCGCAACTACCGCTCGCTCCGCAATGTCGCGATCGAGCCCGCGGGCCTGACCGTGGTGACCGGGGGCAATGGTGCCGGCAAATCCAACCTCTACCGGGCCCTGACCCTGCTGGGGGCCGCCGCCCGCGGCACATTGGCCCCCGGCATGGTCGAGGAGGGCGGCATGCCCTCCGCCCTCTGGGCCGGGGAATGGCGGAAGGACGAGCGCAGCCGCATCATCGTCGAGGTCGAGAGCACCACCTGGTCCTACAGCCTCGCCCTCGGCCTGCCGCCCCCGCCGGAAGGGGCCTTCGCCCTCGACCCCCGGGTGAAGGAAGAATATCTGCACGATGCCGCCGGCAACAGCCTGATGGAGCGGAAAGGCCCGAGCGCCTGGATGCGGGTCCGGGGCGCCAGGGGCCGGACGGCCTATCCCTTCGCCCTCGACCCGCAGGAGGCGGCGCTGGCCCAATTGCGCGAACCCCACCTCTACCCGGAGGTCGCGGCCGCCCAGGGCGAAATGGCGCGCTGGCGCTTCTATCACCACTTCCGGACCGATGCCGCCTCGCCCATCCGCAATCCGCAGGTGGGCACGCGCACGACCGTCCTCGCCGCCGACGGCCACGACCTTGCCGCCGCCGTGGCCACCCTGCGCGAGGGCGGCCCGTCCGCCGCTCTCGACCGGGCTGTCGACCGGGCCTTTCCCGGCGCCCGGCTGGAGGTCGAGCACGATCGGGGCGAGTTCACCCTGTTGCTGAAGCGGCACGACATCGAACGGCCCTTCGCCGCGCGCGAATTGTCGGACGGCACGCTGCGCTTCCTGTGCCTCGCGACCGCCCTGCTGTCGGCCCGGCCCAGCCCCCTGCTGATCCTGAACGAACCGGACCAGAGCCTGCACCCGGACCTTGCCGCCCCCCTGGCCGAATTGATCCTGGATGCCGCCGCCCGCAGCCAGGTCTGGGTCATCACCCATAGCGAAGCCCTGGCCCGCCACCTCGTCCGCGGCGGGGCGGCCGGTTACGACCTCCGCCTCGAAGGCGGGGCCACGGTGGCGGAAGCGGTGACCTGA
- the ettA gene encoding energy-dependent translational throttle protein EttA: MASYQYVYVMKDLSKTFPGGKTVLKNVWLSFLPGAKIGVLGGNGAGKSTLMKIMAGIDSEFQGEAWPAEGVKVGYLPQEPPLDPKLDVLGNVMLGVGATKALLDEFEEVSAKFGEDMTDDEMNDLIARQAELQEQIDAKDAWDLQRHVEIAMDALRCPPGDADVTKLSGGERRRVALCRLLLEKPDMLLLDEPTNHLDAESINWLEKFLEKYEGTVVAVTHDRYFLDNVAGWILEMDRGQCLPFEGNYTGWMDAKRKRQEIEKNQEESRQKAIERELEWIRASPRARQAKSKARISAFDDLVAQQGEREIGRSTIVIPPGPRLGGLVLEAKAISKSFGDRLLIDNLSFNLPPGGIVGIIGPNGAGKTTLFKMITGVEKPDAGEVRLGDTVVLGYVDQSRDALDANKTVWEEVSGGHEMLTIGKREIQSRAYLGSFNFRGADQQKKVGMLSGGERNRVHLAKMLKSQSNFLLLDEPTNDLDVDTLRALEEALLDFAGCAMVISHDRYFLDRIATHIMAFEGESHVEWFEGNYQEYEADRHRRLGTDADQPHRIKYKPLTRG; encoded by the coding sequence ATGGCTTCCTACCAGTACGTCTATGTGATGAAGGATCTGTCCAAGACCTTTCCGGGGGGGAAGACGGTTCTGAAGAATGTCTGGCTGTCGTTCCTGCCGGGCGCCAAGATCGGCGTGCTTGGCGGCAACGGCGCCGGCAAGTCGACGCTGATGAAGATCATGGCCGGCATCGACAGCGAGTTCCAGGGCGAGGCCTGGCCGGCGGAAGGCGTCAAGGTCGGCTATCTGCCCCAGGAACCGCCGCTGGACCCCAAGCTGGACGTGCTCGGCAATGTCATGCTCGGCGTCGGGGCGACCAAGGCCCTGCTCGATGAATTCGAGGAAGTCTCGGCCAAGTTCGGCGAAGACATGACCGACGACGAGATGAACGACCTCATCGCCCGTCAGGCCGAACTGCAGGAACAGATCGACGCCAAGGATGCCTGGGACCTGCAGCGCCATGTCGAGATCGCCATGGATGCGCTCCGCTGCCCGCCGGGCGATGCGGATGTGACCAAGCTCTCGGGCGGCGAGCGGCGCCGCGTCGCGCTGTGCCGCCTGTTGCTCGAAAAGCCGGACATGCTGCTGCTCGACGAACCGACCAACCACCTGGACGCCGAGTCCATCAACTGGCTGGAAAAATTCCTGGAGAAATACGAGGGCACGGTGGTCGCGGTCACCCACGACCGTTACTTCCTCGACAATGTCGCCGGCTGGATCCTCGAAATGGACCGCGGCCAGTGCCTGCCCTTCGAGGGCAATTACACCGGCTGGATGGACGCCAAGCGCAAGCGCCAGGAAATCGAGAAGAACCAGGAAGAATCGCGCCAGAAGGCGATCGAGCGCGAATTGGAATGGATTCGCGCCTCGCCGCGCGCCCGCCAGGCCAAGTCCAAGGCCCGTATCTCGGCCTTCGACGATCTGGTGGCGCAGCAGGGCGAGCGCGAGATCGGCCGCTCGACCATCGTCATCCCGCCCGGCCCGCGGCTCGGCGGCCTGGTGCTCGAAGCGAAGGCGATCTCCAAGTCCTTCGGCGACCGGCTGCTGATCGACAATCTGTCGTTCAACCTGCCGCCGGGCGGCATCGTCGGCATCATCGGCCCGAACGGCGCCGGCAAGACCACGCTGTTCAAGATGATCACTGGCGTCGAGAAGCCGGATGCGGGCGAAGTCCGCCTGGGCGACACGGTGGTGCTCGGCTATGTCGACCAGTCGCGCGATGCCCTCGACGCCAATAAGACGGTGTGGGAGGAAGTCTCGGGCGGCCACGAGATGCTGACCATCGGCAAGCGCGAAATCCAGAGCCGCGCCTATCTCGGCAGCTTCAACTTCCGCGGCGCCGACCAGCAGAAGAAGGTCGGCATGCTGTCGGGCGGCGAGCGCAACCGGGTGCATCTGGCCAAGATGCTGAAGTCGCAGTCGAACTTCCTGCTCCTCGACGAACCGACCAACGACCTCGACGTCGACACCCTGCGCGCCCTTGAAGAGGCGCTGCTCGACTTCGCGGGCTGCGCCATGGTGATCTCGCACGATCGCTACTTCCTCGACCGGATCGCGACCCACATCATGGCCTTCGAGGGCGAAAGCCACGTCGAATGGTTCGAAGGCAACTACCAGGAATACGAGGCGGACCGCCACCGCCGCCTGGGTACCGACGCGGACCAGCCGCACCGCATCAAGTACAAGCCGCTGACCCGCGGTTGA
- a CDS encoding AAA family ATPase, with the protein MIRRFRIRNYRSLRDVEIAPAGLTVVTGANGAGKSNLYRALTLAAAAARGQLAPTLMAEGGMPSALWAGAWRQDERRRMVVEVEGSAWSYALALGLAPHEWPAGAPPPVFALDPVVGEEHLHGADGTLLLERDGPGAWMRAKGAKGRTAFPPGLEPQEAALAQVREPHLYPDLAQAQAEMARWRFYHHFRTDAASPIRMPQVGTRTPVLSADGGDLAAAVTTIREIGDTGSLDEAIDRAFPGARLEVEQDLGHFALFLRRRDFKRPFAARELSDGTLRYLCLAAALLSPRPSPLLILNEPDQSLHPDLAEPLAELIARAAEDSQLWVITHSEALARSLLRHGAAGYDLRLEGGATLAEATA; encoded by the coding sequence GTGATCCGGCGCTTCCGCATCCGCAACTACCGCTCGCTCCGCGATGTCGAGATCGCGCCGGCGGGCTTGACCGTGGTCACGGGGGCGAACGGCGCCGGCAAGTCCAATCTCTACCGCGCCCTGACCCTGGCCGCCGCCGCCGCGCGCGGCCAGCTGGCCCCGACCTTGATGGCGGAAGGCGGCATGCCGTCCGCGCTGTGGGCCGGGGCATGGCGCCAGGACGAGCGCCGCCGCATGGTGGTGGAGGTGGAGGGCAGTGCCTGGTCCTATGCCCTGGCCCTCGGCCTTGCCCCTCACGAATGGCCGGCCGGCGCCCCGCCCCCGGTCTTCGCCCTGGACCCGGTGGTCGGGGAGGAGCATCTCCACGGGGCCGACGGCACCCTGCTGCTCGAACGCGACGGCCCCGGCGCCTGGATGCGGGCGAAGGGCGCGAAAGGCCGGACGGCCTTCCCCCCCGGCCTGGAACCGCAGGAAGCAGCCCTCGCCCAGGTGCGCGAGCCCCATCTCTATCCCGATCTCGCCCAGGCGCAGGCCGAGATGGCGCGCTGGCGCTTCTACCACCACTTCCGGACCGACGCCGCCTCGCCCATCCGCATGCCCCAGGTGGGCACGCGCACGCCGGTGCTGTCGGCCGACGGCGGCGACCTTGCCGCCGCCGTCACCACCATCCGCGAGATCGGCGACACCGGCAGCCTGGACGAGGCGATCGACCGCGCCTTTCCCGGCGCCCGGCTGGAGGTCGAGCAAGACCTGGGGCACTTCGCCCTGTTCCTGCGCCGGCGCGACTTCAAGCGGCCCTTCGCCGCGCGCGAACTGTCGGACGGCACGCTGCGCTATCTCTGCCTCGCCGCCGCCCTGCTCTCGCCCCGACCCAGCCCCCTGCTGATCCTGAACGAACCGGACCAGAGCCTGCACCCGGATCTTGCCGAACCGCTGGCCGAGCTGATCGCGCGGGCGGCCGAGGATTCCCAGCTCTGGGTCATCACCCACAGCGAGGCCCTGGCCCGATCCCTGCTGCGGCATGGCGCCGCCGGCTATGACCTTCGCCTCGAAGGCGGGGCGACCCTGGCCGAGGCGACGGCATGA
- a CDS encoding HIT family protein has product MAATPLPPRDGNCIFCKIVDGILPCHKIHEDEHTIAFMDIFPLSPGHALVIPKDHHPDLYSMPDDLLGPVMRTTRRVALAMAKGQGPDGMNLFQANGVAAGQTVFHFHMHILPRRTGDGVISAEHGKRPGDHAMLAREAEMLRGILAEL; this is encoded by the coding sequence ATGGCCGCCACACCCCTGCCGCCGCGCGACGGCAATTGTATCTTCTGCAAGATCGTCGACGGCATCCTGCCCTGCCACAAGATCCACGAGGACGAGCACACCATCGCCTTCATGGATATTTTCCCCCTGAGCCCCGGCCATGCCCTGGTCATCCCCAAGGACCACCACCCCGACCTCTACAGCATGCCCGACGACCTGCTGGGCCCGGTGATGCGGACGACGCGGCGGGTGGCGCTGGCGATGGCCAAGGGCCAGGGGCCGGACGGCATGAACCTGTTCCAGGCCAACGGCGTCGCCGCCGGCCAGACCGTGTTCCATTTCCACATGCATATCCTGCCGCGCCGGACCGGCGACGGCGTGATTTCCGCCGAACACGGCAAGCGCCCGGGCGACCATGCCATGCTGGCGCGCGAGGCGGAGATGCTGCGGGGCATTCTCGCCGAGCTTTGA